Proteins encoded together in one Gemmatimonadota bacterium DH-78 window:
- a CDS encoding phosphatidylserine/phosphatidylglycerophosphate/cardiolipin synthase family protein, with the protein MDSRLLVDAREFWASLRSDLARARRRAFIQTFTFEGDRVGAALGRALRLCEARDRRLLVDGYSLLVHNDRVIVGPAWARRRFRREVFHTHAWVARLRGRGVGVRFSNPVGPAPTRLVRRNHKKLVVVDDAVYLGGINFSEHNFAWHDMMIRLESPDLADRLAQDFDASWQGRPTTMDEVIGPVRLISLNGRGNARGFDPVVAAITSATRSIDVQSAYLSPPFTRHLVEAAGRGVAVSVLTPADNNKANLGHHIVESARGHPVRVLHQSGMSHLKAMVIDGELLIAGSSNFDAMSYHILEELIVVSSEPRIVDEYRRRVWAPDCAASRAPRGSRGLRSRLGDLAVRAGARVARLLARH; encoded by the coding sequence TCCTCGTCGACGCACGCGAGTTCTGGGCGTCGCTGCGGAGCGACCTCGCCCGCGCACGGCGGCGCGCCTTCATCCAGACCTTCACCTTCGAGGGCGACCGGGTCGGCGCCGCCCTGGGGCGGGCGCTGCGGCTCTGCGAAGCCCGCGACCGCCGCCTCCTCGTGGACGGCTACAGCCTGCTCGTGCACAACGACCGGGTGATCGTCGGCCCCGCCTGGGCCCGACGACGGTTTCGGCGAGAGGTGTTCCACACCCACGCCTGGGTCGCGCGGCTGCGCGGCCGGGGCGTGGGGGTGCGCTTCTCCAATCCGGTCGGGCCGGCGCCGACCCGTCTGGTGCGACGCAACCACAAGAAGCTCGTGGTGGTCGACGATGCGGTGTATCTCGGCGGCATCAACTTCAGCGAGCACAACTTCGCCTGGCACGACATGATGATCCGGTTGGAGTCCCCCGATCTGGCCGATCGCCTAGCGCAGGATTTCGACGCGAGCTGGCAGGGACGTCCCACCACCATGGACGAGGTGATCGGGCCGGTCCGGCTGATCTCGCTCAACGGGCGCGGCAACGCCCGGGGCTTCGATCCGGTGGTGGCGGCGATCACCTCGGCCACGCGTTCGATCGACGTGCAGAGCGCCTACCTCTCGCCCCCCTTCACGCGGCACCTGGTGGAGGCGGCCGGGCGCGGAGTGGCCGTGTCGGTACTCACCCCCGCCGACAACAACAAGGCGAACCTCGGCCACCACATCGTGGAGTCGGCGCGCGGACACCCCGTGCGCGTGCTCCACCAGTCCGGCATGAGTCACCTGAAGGCGATGGTGATCGACGGCGAACTGCTCATCGCCGGGTCGAGCAACTTCGACGCGATGAGCTATCACATTCTCGAGGAGCTCATCGTGGTGTCGAGCGAGCCCCGGATCGTGGACGAGTATCGCCGGCGCGTGTGGGCGCCGGACTGTGCAGCGAGTCGCGCCCCCCGCGGCTCCCGGGGACTCCGGAGCCGGCTCGGCGACCTCGCCGTCCGCGCCGGGGCGCGGGTGGCACGGCTTCTGGCCCGCCACTGA